A single Osmerus mordax isolate fOsmMor3 chromosome 7, fOsmMor3.pri, whole genome shotgun sequence DNA region contains:
- the cables2a gene encoding CDK5 and ABL1 enzyme substrate 2 isoform X2, which translates to MATAACSIQCASSNATKSHKEHIRKTKDSRRRQAALLFLNNISLDGRPLCPLNNGNIAQRETACETRRLDVGTISVGHLAFTTSSNGTAPQVSSSVTVGTVTSVPGIGALSPVNSISVTSTGTGASSGGYEVLMESAVSDSTIYPLSPTPQTLHLSAKSVFSPVVQINSGPLDSRQRSQNVSGSPGPKAAKKVHFIKSMRQYDTRGSSDPKVDAQRQRLSSLVPPDLLPTLEGLELAAYGKTVSYAKFLYPTNALVRQKNSTAPDNNMVLTPQSHFRSNNQRNFTPARLNSTPAQDPSIEDMSEYDPNLLSDPQWPCGRHKRVLIFASYVTTVIEYVKPSDLKKDMNETFKEKFPHIKLTLSKIRSLKRDMRAVSEECGLQPVTVAMAFVYFEKLVLQGRLNKQNRKLVAAACVLLAAKISSDLKKQEVRQLIDKLEERFRINRRELIPLEFPVLVALEMGLYLPESKVMPHYRRLVQQG; encoded by the exons ATGGCGACGGCTGCCTGTAGTATACAATGTGCAAGCAGTAATGCAACAAAATCACACAAAGAGCACATAAGAAAAACAAAAGATTCCCGCCGGAGACAAGCCGCTCTTCTATTTCTCAACAATATATCTCTGGATGGGCGGCCTTTGTGTCCTCTTAACAATGGAAACATCGCTCAAAGAGAAACCGCTTGCGAGACTCGGAGACTGGATGTCGGCACAATCTCGGTTGGACACCTCGCGTTCACAACGAGTAGCAATGGAACAGCCCCCCAGGTGTCAAGCTCCGTGACTGTGGGCACTGTTACAAGCGTACCGGGAATTGGAGCTTTAAGCCCTGTTAATTCAATTTCTGTCACGTCCACGGGGACTGGAGCTAGTAGCGGAGGCTATGAGGTGTTAATGGAGAGCGCCGTCAGTGACTCCACCatataccctctctctcccaccccgcAGACCCTACATTTAAGTGCCAAATCTGTATTTAGCCCAGTAGTTCAAATCAATTCGGGGCCATTGGATTCCCGTCAAAG ATCACAGAATGTTTCTGGCTCCCCAGGACCAAAGGCTGCTAAGAAGGTCCACTTTATCAAGAGCATGAGGCAGTACGACACAAGAGGCAGCAG TGATCCAAAGGTGGACGCACAGCGACAGAGACTGTCCTCTTTGGTGCCCCCTGACTTGCTTCCTACTCTGGAGGGACTGGAGTTGGCAGCGTacggcaag ACGGTCTCTTATGCCAAGTTCCTTTATCCAACTAATGCCCTGGTAAGGCAGAAGAACAGCACGGCACCAGATAACAACATGGTCCTTACCCCCCAGTCCCATTTCCGCAGTAACAACCAGCGGAATTTCACCCCTGCGCGTCTGAACAGCACCCCAGCACAGGACCCAA GTATAGAGGACATGTCAGAGTACGATCCCAACTTGCTCAGTGATCCCCAATGGCCTTGTGGCAGACACAAGAGGGTTCTTATATTCGCATCATATGTG ACAACTGTTATTGAATATGTGAAGCCGTCTGATCTCAAGAAAGACATGAATGAGACATTTAAGGAAAAGTTTCCCCATATAAAGTTGACCCTCAGCAAGATAAGAAG TCTGAAGCGAGACATGCGTGCCGTGAGTGAGGAGTGTGGTCTGCAGCCGGTCACCGTGGCAATGGCTTTTGTGTACTTTGAGAAGCTGGTGCTGCAGGGTCGCCTGAACAAGCAGAACAGAAAGCTGGTGGCGGCAGCCTGCGTGTTGCTAGCAGCCAAAATCAGTAGCGACCTGAAGAAGCAGGAGGTCCGACAGCTGATAGAT aagctggaggagcGTTTCCGTATCAACAGACGGGAGTTAATTCCATTGGAGTTCCCTGTcctggttgccttggagatgggGCTTTACCTCCCTGAGAGCAAGGTCATGCCGCACTACAGGAGACTGGTGCAGCAGGGCTAG
- the cables2a gene encoding CDK5 and ABL1 enzyme substrate 2 isoform X1, whose translation MATAACSIQCASSNATKSHKEHIRKTKDSRRRQAALLFLNNISLDGRPLCPLNNGNIAQRETACETRRLDVGTISVGHLAFTTSSNGTAPQVSSSVTVGTVTSVPGIGALSPVNSISVTSTGTGASSGGYEVLMESAVSDSTIYPLSPTPQTLHLSAKSVFSPVVQINSGPLDSRQRSQNVSGSPGPKAAKKVHFIKSMRQYDTRGSRIMLICAKRSLYAAFSVLPYGESFHLSDPKVDAQRQRLSSLVPPDLLPTLEGLELAAYGKTVSYAKFLYPTNALVRQKNSTAPDNNMVLTPQSHFRSNNQRNFTPARLNSTPAQDPSIEDMSEYDPNLLSDPQWPCGRHKRVLIFASYVTTVIEYVKPSDLKKDMNETFKEKFPHIKLTLSKIRSLKRDMRAVSEECGLQPVTVAMAFVYFEKLVLQGRLNKQNRKLVAAACVLLAAKISSDLKKQEVRQLIDKLEERFRINRRELIPLEFPVLVALEMGLYLPESKVMPHYRRLVQQG comes from the exons ATGGCGACGGCTGCCTGTAGTATACAATGTGCAAGCAGTAATGCAACAAAATCACACAAAGAGCACATAAGAAAAACAAAAGATTCCCGCCGGAGACAAGCCGCTCTTCTATTTCTCAACAATATATCTCTGGATGGGCGGCCTTTGTGTCCTCTTAACAATGGAAACATCGCTCAAAGAGAAACCGCTTGCGAGACTCGGAGACTGGATGTCGGCACAATCTCGGTTGGACACCTCGCGTTCACAACGAGTAGCAATGGAACAGCCCCCCAGGTGTCAAGCTCCGTGACTGTGGGCACTGTTACAAGCGTACCGGGAATTGGAGCTTTAAGCCCTGTTAATTCAATTTCTGTCACGTCCACGGGGACTGGAGCTAGTAGCGGAGGCTATGAGGTGTTAATGGAGAGCGCCGTCAGTGACTCCACCatataccctctctctcccaccccgcAGACCCTACATTTAAGTGCCAAATCTGTATTTAGCCCAGTAGTTCAAATCAATTCGGGGCCATTGGATTCCCGTCAAAG ATCACAGAATGTTTCTGGCTCCCCAGGACCAAAGGCTGCTAAGAAGGTCCACTTTATCAAGAGCATGAGGCAGTACGACACAAGAGGCAGCAG GATTATGCTGATATGTGCCAAGCGGTCTCTATATGCTGCTTTCTCAGTGCTGCCCTATGGAGAGAGTTTTCACCTCAG TGATCCAAAGGTGGACGCACAGCGACAGAGACTGTCCTCTTTGGTGCCCCCTGACTTGCTTCCTACTCTGGAGGGACTGGAGTTGGCAGCGTacggcaag ACGGTCTCTTATGCCAAGTTCCTTTATCCAACTAATGCCCTGGTAAGGCAGAAGAACAGCACGGCACCAGATAACAACATGGTCCTTACCCCCCAGTCCCATTTCCGCAGTAACAACCAGCGGAATTTCACCCCTGCGCGTCTGAACAGCACCCCAGCACAGGACCCAA GTATAGAGGACATGTCAGAGTACGATCCCAACTTGCTCAGTGATCCCCAATGGCCTTGTGGCAGACACAAGAGGGTTCTTATATTCGCATCATATGTG ACAACTGTTATTGAATATGTGAAGCCGTCTGATCTCAAGAAAGACATGAATGAGACATTTAAGGAAAAGTTTCCCCATATAAAGTTGACCCTCAGCAAGATAAGAAG TCTGAAGCGAGACATGCGTGCCGTGAGTGAGGAGTGTGGTCTGCAGCCGGTCACCGTGGCAATGGCTTTTGTGTACTTTGAGAAGCTGGTGCTGCAGGGTCGCCTGAACAAGCAGAACAGAAAGCTGGTGGCGGCAGCCTGCGTGTTGCTAGCAGCCAAAATCAGTAGCGACCTGAAGAAGCAGGAGGTCCGACAGCTGATAGAT aagctggaggagcGTTTCCGTATCAACAGACGGGAGTTAATTCCATTGGAGTTCCCTGTcctggttgccttggagatgggGCTTTACCTCCCTGAGAGCAAGGTCATGCCGCACTACAGGAGACTGGTGCAGCAGGGCTAG